Genomic DNA from Falsibacillus albus:
AGCGTTGCGAAGGCATTGCAATGCGACTTGAAGATTACTTCGGAAATGGAAGTATCAGAAATACCAACTTTGGTTTTCTTCAATGAGAATATCGAAGATGAAGGCTTAAAGGTAACTGGTTTATATCCATTTGAAGTATATGTCCAAATTATTATGGAACTATTGAACGAAATGCCTGACCCCGCTCCGCCACCCCCGCTTCAAAAGTTCTTGTCCCACTTCAATCTCGTTGCTTCCAAGGAAATTGCGGAGGTATACGATATGACGATTGAAGAAGTGGAAAAGGAAATGAAAAAGTGGGTTCTGCAGCAGAAAGTGAAAAAGGTTCCAGCAAAATATGGCACCTTTTGGAGATACATCGGGGAAAATTAATATATTAAACAAATATAAAAACAAGAAAAGGCCTGGCACCGAGCCAGGCCTTTCCATTTACGAACAAAGGGGATGGGAGAAATTTTTCACGGTCAAACAAAGGGGTATATGTTTGCTTGTGATCAACTTCACACTAGTAATATAGCATGTATGAACTTGTATTTGCAAGTGTATGTTAGTTATTTCACAATATTGTCAAAATCAATTAACAACATGTCTTCTTGCATTTATGCATATACATATACCATCAATTCATGTGGAGTGAATACGCATATGAAATCAAAATGGATGATGGCTTCCATGTTATCCTTTTTCTTTGTATCTTTTTGGATCAACATGATGGGACTTATGAAAATGTATCCTATCTATATCACTTCTCCTCTCTTGTTTTTATCACTCTTTATTCTAGTTTATTATTTCAGCATAAAAAACAAATTTCGAGGCTTTAAGTGAAAATTTTGAAAGACTGTTTTCGCATACTTTTTGATGACATCATGAAATGTGAATGATTTCCGCTCCAGGATGCTCGCTTTCTGAGGGGCGTGCGTGTGATCCCTCCGGGGTCTCGCACCTTCCACTCCAATCTCCCCCTTTTTTCATGGTTTGCAATTACATTGGAAAAACACCACTAATAAAAAAACTAAAAGGATGATGCAAACGCACCATCCTTTTTACATTAAGATTAGGACAATAATTCTTCCATTTCAGTCAGCTTCTCTTCAAATACTTTAAGTGCGGCTTCGATCGGGGCGGAAGTTGTCATATCCACTCCTGCTTTTTTCAATACTTCAATCGGATAATCGGAGCTTCCTGCTTTCAAGAAATCTACGTAGCGAGAAACCGCTTCGTCCCCTTCATCCAAGATTTGTTGGCTGAGCGCAGTTGCAGCACTGAAACCTGTTGCATATTGGTACACATAATAGTTGTAATAAAAATGTGGGATCCTTGACCACTCCAGCCCAATCTGTTCGTCGATGACAATATCTTGATCACCAAAATATTTCTTGTTCAGGTTGTAATACTCTTCCGTCAATAAATCTGCCGTCAGGGCTTCCCCCTCCTGGGCTTTTTTATGGATGAGGTGCTCAAATTCGGCAAACATGGTCTGGCGGAATACCGTCCCCCTGAAGCCCTCCAAATAATGATTCAACAAGTAAATTCTCTTCTTTTCATCATCGATCGTATTCAGCAAATAATCGTTCAGCAAAGCCTCATTGCATGTCGAGGCTACCTCCGCGACGAAAATGGAATAATGGCCATAAGTGTATGGCTGATAGTTGCGTGTATAATAGCTATGGACACTATGGCCGAACTCATGTGCGAGTGTAAATAAATTATTTACATTATCCTGCCAATTCATTAATATATATGGGTTTGTTCCATATGCACCAGAGGAATACGCACCGCTTCTCTTTCCTTTATTCTCTTCAACATCAACCCATCTGTTATTGAAGCCTTCCTCCAGGATTTTTTTATATTCATCCCCAAGTGGTGCGAGGCCTTTTAGAACAAGATCTTTTGCCTCATCATATGGGATTTCCATTTTCACATCTTTTACGAGCGGTGTATATAGGTCATACATATGCAGTTCATCTACACCAAGGATCTTTTTTCGGAGCTTGATATATCGATGCAGCAGATGCAAATTCTCATTGACAGTGTTGACCAGGTTATCGTAGACACTCTCAGGAATATTGTTTGCCGCCAGGGCAGCATGGCGGGCTGAATCGAAATGACGCACACGGGCATTGAAATTATCATTTTTCACTTGGCCGCTCAGTGTGCTGGCAAACGTATTCCGGAAGTTGCCATATGTATCATAGACAGCTTTAAAAGCTTCTTCTCTCACCCGGCGGTCTGAACTTTCCAAGAATCGGATGTATCTTCCATGTGTAATTTGAACTTCTTCTCCATTTTCATCTTGAATGGAAGGGAACTCCAAATCAGCATTGTTCAGCATTCCAAACGTGTTGCTTGAAGCATTCAACACTTCACCGGCTTGTGCCAGCAAAGCTTCCTCTTCAGCTGATAACACATGTGGCCTTTGTAGATTGATTTCTTCCAGAGCATGTTCATACTGCTCCAATTCAGCTTTCTCTTCCAAGAATTTCTTGATTTTCCCTTCATCAATCGATAATATTTCAGGCGTGACGTAAGCTAATGCACTGGAGATTTGTGTATATAGGTTTTTGGCACGATCATCGAGCCCTTGATAATATGAATTTGTCGTATCCTGGTCATATCTCATATGAGAATACGCATATAGTTTGCCCATCCGTTCCAGTACCTCATCCTGGTATTGAAATAGCTCCAACAGATTCTCTGCACTTTCGCTCAGTTTACCTTTGAAAGATTCGGCCTTTTCCAACAGGTTCTTGATTTCTTTGAATTCTTTTTCCCATTTTTCATCGGTTGCGAAAATATCCTCTAGCTTCCATGTCATCTCCACCGGCACATCTTTGCGGCCAGGCAGCGCCTTTGTTGCAGTAGCTTTTTCCATATAAATCCTCCATTCTTTCGTGGCACGAAAATAAAATTCCTTTATTACTTATTCTTTTTTTCTCCGTATATTCCTTCAAAAAATGTGAATCATCCGATTAAACTGCCCATTAATTTTCATCAGATTTTCCAAATAAAATTTTTTCTCAAAATCTAAACTCTTCAACATATTCTGCTCAAATAAAAAGGGTTTTAACAGCAAATATCTTTCAGGAGACAATCGCTTCATATATCCAAGCGAACAAAGCAAATCCAAGTATTGAATGACCATATCCCTTGAGTGATCTATTTTCAATAAGGGAAGACACCTCTTTTTTAGGCATCCCTGTTTAATCCGCTCTTCAATCATTGCTGTGCATCCCTTCGCTGAGATACACTCCCCCTCCCGTTTAAACCTGATATTGTCATACCAGACAAAAAACTGCCACTCGATTGGGTGTACAGCCATCGTGTACATAGATGGAACCGGCAGACCTATTTGGGGAGACATAACGAGTAGGTTCTTTCCACTATTATACACACACTGCAAAAATGGGTCTTTGTATTTTCTCGAGAAACGCATTCTTTGCCCGGCCCATCTAGCTTTCTCCATTAGCCAATGGGAAAGAGGGATTTTTAGCTGTTTCGTTTGGATGGAAGACAATTGTGATGGATGAAGCTGATGGAGTGGTAAGGTGGTTATTACACTGTAGATTTTCTTTGAGGAAATCGGGAATGGTCTTGATAGATGAAGAAGGCTTTTCTTTTGGGGACAATAGCTGAGAAGATATAGCCCTGAATCCTGCATGTGTTGAAAAAATGACCATTGAAATGCGGATAACTGATTAACAGATGGTGAGGCTCCGTAAATTTTTTCAAAAACAGGACCTAAAATCCAGATCGGATGAATATCTGCACTTATATACCCTTTTGTGCGATTGACCATATCTTCAATCGGGATTGCTGAACACTGATACTCAAGCGAATATATTCGATCTTCCCATTGAAAAAGAATATCCGGCCTTTGACCGATCGCAGGGAGATATGGTTCTAATTCAGCATGTACCCCCCTATGGCTTGTTAGCCAGTTATATAAATCAAGCTTTCCCTGCAAGTGGACTTTACTTTCCCCCTCGCTAAAGCTGCAGCTGGAATTAGGCATATGCGAAAAATGCGGAAATTTAATGTTTCCAACCCTCATGTGGACTCTCTCATGACAATGTGGACAGTAAAAGTTCATTTCTTTTCTGATGGATCGCAATTCCTCCTTCGGAAAACCATGAACCAATGAAAAAACTTCTCCAATCTGATTAACAGCTGTAAGCACATTTTCACCTCCTTCCCATATATTCCATAACACATTGGAATTTCCTGCAAAAAAAATGACGAATTTTCATTCGTCAAAAGTTGTTAATCATTATCTTCTGTAGATCACAGTAATGGTGAGAGCAGCCTTGAGGTCGATTCCAGCAGCCGATATCCTAAATGGCGTTTATTGAATGACTCCAATTCAATTTCTTTCGCGTTATCTAAATCATTTTTATATTCTTTTACCAATGTTTGCGTACTTAATGTGCGATAGAGGAATGCATTCACTTCGAAATTTAAATGAAAGCTTCTCATATCCATATTTGATGTACCGATGGAAGCGAGTTCATTGTCGACGATGACGATCTTGCTGTGCATGAATCCTTGTTCATATTCAAAAATCTTAACGCCCGCTTCAAGAAGTTCAGGAAAATAAGAGCGTGAAGCATGAAAGACGATCCTTTTATCAGGACGGTTTGGCACAAGCAACCTGACATCAATGTTGCTTAATGCAGCTATCTTCAGTGCTGAAAAGATATCTTCATCCGGAATGAAATAAGGAGAAGCAATCCAGACAGAATGCTCGGCCGAGTTAATCATAGAAAAGAAAATATCCTTCAAGACGCTCCACTCATTATCAGGGCCGCCTGCAATCATCTGCACTCCCCCATCTTGAAAGAGCTCTGAAGGTTCTGTGCTGATGTATTCTTCATTTAAGAAATCATCATTAGTCATATAATACCAATCCTGAAAAAAGATCAATTGCAACGACTTAACGGCTTCTCCATGAACCATGAGATGGGTATCTCTCCAAAAGCCAAAGTGCCTGCTTCTTCCGAGATATTCATCGCCTATGTTCAATCCCCCAACGAATCCAACCTTGCCATCGATGACAATGATTTTCCGATGGTTGCGGAAATTAAATTTATTATTTAAAAAAGGAAGCTTAACCGGTCCAAATGGGACCATTTCGACGCCCGCACTTTTCAGTTCATTTACATACGATTTAGATAATTTCCAAGAACCCACTGCATCATAGAGGAACCTAATCTTCACTCCATTCTCAGCACGGTCAATAAGAATGTCTTTTATTTCACTTCCGATTTCATCATGTCTGACAATATAATATTCCAGATGAATATGGTCTTGAGCATTCATCAATTCATCTTTAATGAATTGAAACGTCTCCTCCCCATTTGTGAGGACCTTCGTTGAGGTCGAAAACGAAACCGGGCTATGTCCAAGCCTCTGTGCTAAATGATATAGCTTCTTTTGATGCTCGCCAAGCTGCTCTAACCTGGAATCATGGTCATCTGGAAATGACTCATACTTCGTATATGCTTCTTGATCTAAAACGTATTTTTTTCTGAACATTTTTTCTTTTCGGTAATTCCTGCCAAAAAGAAGATAAAAAATAAAGCCAAGGAGTGGAAATCCCCCTAAAACAATGAGCCAAGTCAACGTTTGGGTAGGATGTCTATTTTCCATAAAAATGACCAGTCCGATAAAAATAACGGACAATGAGATGATGAAGCTTGCATATTTCAATAAATCATAATCGAGCCAATTTTGAAGCAGATAGTAAAATGCCGTTAGTGCACCAATAAAAATCAAAAGCCTGACAGTATTTTTCAAACAACAAACACCTACCATTCCAATTACACACAATATTCCATATTAAAAATACCGATTTCTTAAAGAAATCGGTATCGATGAGCTATCACGAAAAGTGCTCATTCAAGACAGGAAATACATTTTCCTCAATGACCACATTCCCGTATTCTTCCAACCTGTGTATGGTCATTTGCGTGTCATAACCATATTCCAGAAGGATACTCAAGACATTATCTATATTTTCCTCTTCAAATACATCTTCTGGGAATTCTACATACAAATAATATTTGTTCTCAAACGAGTAAAGTTTTGTCATCAATTGATCCAGTCCTGGGCGTTTTGCCAATGAAATGACATCTTCAAAGTCTTTGAATGTCAACAGGAATTCAAGTGACTCTTCATTATCGGTATCTTGCTGCCTGAGCTGGAAATGCTGGTCCAACAGCTCTTCGATTTTTTCATCAACCGGAAGCTCCTTTAGCTTATCTTCCGGGATAGGCAGCTCGAATTTTTGACCGTCCTTAGAAAGTTGAGCTCTGGTAACAAGCACTTCAAGACCTTTATCAAGGGCCTGTACCTGTATCCATAATGGGCCTTCAACCGAGAATTCTTCTTCCTGATGGACTTCATCCATCATTTCCCAAAATAATTCTTCACTTCTTTCACGATTGTACCAAATCTCTTCGCGATCGAAGCCTCTTTCCTCTATATCAATATAAGAAATGTAAAACTTAACTGTATCTTCGTTAATTCTTTCGATTTCCACTTTCAACTCTCCCTTCTTTTTAAAAGTGTTGAAGGGACTGCACCCCCGAGCTCATGCTCCAATCGATGGTGAATATTATACAAAGTATTTTGTACCTTGTACTCTTATTTTATGATAAATGAGACTGAAATGGAAACAAAATGTGTTCCATCTTTTGAAAATAATCAAATACCCAGTAGCTTTCAAGCATTTTGGTTATTTTATCGAATTTGACCGTAAAATTCAAGACTAAAGTATTATTGGTATTCACAAAATGCAAAAGAATTAAACCCATCATTCACACTTTGCTCTATTATGGCGTAAATGGCAAAAAAAACCTTCAAGCTAAAAAGTTTGAAGGTTTTTAAAAATTAATTCACCAATTTTTGAGCTTCGCGCAATTGAAAGGTTCTTACTTTTCGTGGCAGGAATCTTCTGATTTCATCTTCATTGTATCCCACTTGAAGCCGTTTTTCATCGATGATAATCGGACGTCTTAACAAACCAGGATTTTCCTGGATAAGCTCAAACAATTGTTGGAGCGGCAGTGTTTCAAGGTCTACATTTAACTTTTGGAAAATTTTAGAACGGGTGGAGATGATTTCATCAGTTCCATCTTCAGTCATTCTCAATATTTCCTTGATTTCTTCCAGGCTAAGGGGCTCTGAAAAAATATTTCGCTCAGTATATGGAATTTCATGTTCCTCTAGCCATGCTCTCGCTTTGCGACATGATGTGCAACTCGGTGAAGTGTATAATGTAACCATTTCTTCATTCACACTCCCTTATATAATAATGAAATTTTTATTAAATGGAGGATTTTTAAATTATAATTAATATAAAGAAAAAATCTCTATTATGTATTATACACTAATTAAAATAAATTGAACATAGATTTTCACATAATGTAATATTTGTTATACATTTATTGTACAGAATGTGACAAGAATTTGTTGCTTTATAGTATATGTTCCCGCGTGCGAATCATTTAAACCTATAATCTTCTAATTAATAATCATTGTTTCTTCATTTAACATGAAGCGCCAGGGCCGCCATACGAATCCGTTTCGATATGAAAATGCCAGGCGCTTCTGTACATTTGTTGCTATGAAATATAGTGAGTAACTTTGAGAAAGGTTAAGGTTCATTGCTATTCATCAAATCAAAGATTGTGCAAGGAAGTTTTCCACTGCAGAAGGCTCGCTTTCCGCGGGTTCTCACAGGAAGTGAGGTCGTTCGATTTTGGCACACGAACTGCCGAACTGAATCGAACTTCCATCTTACCTCTCCTCGGTTTCACCTGTGGTATATCACCTGATCCGCCAATCCCTCTGAAGTCCTGAACCTACAACTGCAATCAACAGCTCTATGCTGCATTTTCACATCGTAAAAACAGTTTGAGGCTCTTTAAATGTCCTCAAGCATGTCAACGGCTTTTTCCTGCTCCTCATCATACGTCAACACTTCCTCTACAGGCTGGTAGGATGAACCATAAAATTTTTCATCATTATACGTATGGATCATTTCATATGTTTTCTTCATTGCTTCATATACTTGCTCTTCAGACTCATCATTAGGAGCCCAATATAAAATCTCCATCGCATTTATTTCATTCGTTGCCAATGATCTTCTCCGATACCCAATGCTTGTAGCGTGTTCAAAACCTTCCCTTTTGTAGAACCTCAAGCGTTTTTCTGTATCTGTATCTTCGTAGTCAACAGGCTCTACTTCTAAAATGATCGGTTTATTCTTTGCCTTCAGCTTTTCGATGAGCTTATGGCCTAATCCCTGTCCCCTTGCATCCTTGGAAACGAATAAATAGTCAATGAATACAAATTCGTCGGATTCGACATACATCAGGACGTGAAGCGGCCCTTCATCCTTATGATAGATATCGCTCTTTTCTTTCAGCAATGATTCCATATGTTCCTTTGATTTCATTTCCTCAACAGGGAAATATTGATTTAATTTTTCATACCAATGCATGGATCTACTCCTTTAATTTTATTCCCAATCAATAAACTCCCATCTTCTTATTCATATTATTTCAACAATAATGGCTTTTAATTCAGGACATGCTGCATACAATGTTATAGATTAGAGCAGTCTTACAGTTTGATCTAAATAAAAAGATGGAGGTTCATATGAATGATTGAGTATGTAACAGAATTGATTTTGTTCTCCCTTTTTGTGATCGGATCGACCGCCATAATGGGTGTGCTCACAAATGGTATTGGAAGAGCTGTTTTTGGTGGCAAAAACAAAAAGCACTTTGTAGGTCAGTCAGCAAAAATGCAGACCGGGTGGAATAAAGTAGGTGGTCAAAAGAAAAAATCTACTCTTTAATGATACAAGAAATAAAAATGAAGTCAAATTTTTCC
This window encodes:
- the spxA gene encoding transcriptional regulator SpxA → MVTLYTSPSCTSCRKARAWLEEHEIPYTERNIFSEPLSLEEIKEILRMTEDGTDEIISTRSKIFQKLNVDLETLPLQQLFELIQENPGLLRRPIIIDEKRLQVGYNEDEIRRFLPRKVRTFQLREAQKLVN
- the mecA gene encoding adaptor protein MecA; this translates as MEIERINEDTVKFYISYIDIEERGFDREEIWYNRERSEELFWEMMDEVHQEEEFSVEGPLWIQVQALDKGLEVLVTRAQLSKDGQKFELPIPEDKLKELPVDEKIEELLDQHFQLRQQDTDNEESLEFLLTFKDFEDVISLAKRPGLDQLMTKLYSFENKYYLYVEFPEDVFEEENIDNVLSILLEYGYDTQMTIHRLEEYGNVVIEENVFPVLNEHFS
- a CDS encoding competence protein CoiA, with protein sequence MLTAVNQIGEVFSLVHGFPKEELRSIRKEMNFYCPHCHERVHMRVGNIKFPHFSHMPNSSCSFSEGESKVHLQGKLDLYNWLTSHRGVHAELEPYLPAIGQRPDILFQWEDRIYSLEYQCSAIPIEDMVNRTKGYISADIHPIWILGPVFEKIYGASPSVNQLSAFQWSFFQHMQDSGLYLLSYCPQKKSLLHLSRPFPISSKKIYSVITTLPLHQLHPSQLSSIQTKQLKIPLSHWLMEKARWAGQRMRFSRKYKDPFLQCVYNSGKNLLVMSPQIGLPVPSMYTMAVHPIEWQFFVWYDNIRFKREGECISAKGCTAMIEERIKQGCLKKRCLPLLKIDHSRDMVIQYLDLLCSLGYMKRLSPERYLLLKPFLFEQNMLKSLDFEKKFYLENLMKINGQFNRMIHIF
- the cls gene encoding cardiolipin synthase — its product is MKNTVRLLIFIGALTAFYYLLQNWLDYDLLKYASFIISLSVIFIGLVIFMENRHPTQTLTWLIVLGGFPLLGFIFYLLFGRNYRKEKMFRKKYVLDQEAYTKYESFPDDHDSRLEQLGEHQKKLYHLAQRLGHSPVSFSTSTKVLTNGEETFQFIKDELMNAQDHIHLEYYIVRHDEIGSEIKDILIDRAENGVKIRFLYDAVGSWKLSKSYVNELKSAGVEMVPFGPVKLPFLNNKFNFRNHRKIIVIDGKVGFVGGLNIGDEYLGRSRHFGFWRDTHLMVHGEAVKSLQLIFFQDWYYMTNDDFLNEEYISTEPSELFQDGGVQMIAGGPDNEWSVLKDIFFSMINSAEHSVWIASPYFIPDEDIFSALKIAALSNIDVRLLVPNRPDKRIVFHASRSYFPELLEAGVKIFEYEQGFMHSKIVIVDNELASIGTSNMDMRSFHLNFEVNAFLYRTLSTQTLVKEYKNDLDNAKEIELESFNKRHLGYRLLESTSRLLSPLL
- a CDS encoding GNAT family N-acetyltransferase; this encodes MHWYEKLNQYFPVEEMKSKEHMESLLKEKSDIYHKDEGPLHVLMYVESDEFVFIDYLFVSKDARGQGLGHKLIEKLKAKNKPIILEVEPVDYEDTDTEKRLRFYKREGFEHATSIGYRRRSLATNEINAMEILYWAPNDESEEQVYEAMKKTYEMIHTYNDEKFYGSSYQPVEEVLTYDEEQEKAVDMLEDI
- the pepF gene encoding oligoendopeptidase F; translated protein: MEKATATKALPGRKDVPVEMTWKLEDIFATDEKWEKEFKEIKNLLEKAESFKGKLSESAENLLELFQYQDEVLERMGKLYAYSHMRYDQDTTNSYYQGLDDRAKNLYTQISSALAYVTPEILSIDEGKIKKFLEEKAELEQYEHALEEINLQRPHVLSAEEEALLAQAGEVLNASSNTFGMLNNADLEFPSIQDENGEEVQITHGRYIRFLESSDRRVREEAFKAVYDTYGNFRNTFASTLSGQVKNDNFNARVRHFDSARHAALAANNIPESVYDNLVNTVNENLHLLHRYIKLRKKILGVDELHMYDLYTPLVKDVKMEIPYDEAKDLVLKGLAPLGDEYKKILEEGFNNRWVDVEENKGKRSGAYSSGAYGTNPYILMNWQDNVNNLFTLAHEFGHSVHSYYTRNYQPYTYGHYSIFVAEVASTCNEALLNDYLLNTIDDEKKRIYLLNHYLEGFRGTVFRQTMFAEFEHLIHKKAQEGEALTADLLTEEYYNLNKKYFGDQDIVIDEQIGLEWSRIPHFYYNYYVYQYATGFSAATALSQQILDEGDEAVSRYVDFLKAGSSDYPIEVLKKAGVDMTTSAPIEAALKVFEEKLTEMEELLS